In Betta splendens chromosome 19, fBetSpl5.4, whole genome shotgun sequence, the following proteins share a genomic window:
- the LOC114845804 gene encoding microtubule-associated protein tau-like isoform X19, which produces MRKWKPDLRLAMEYMNNTSNSYGSGDTVSSTLANMSINDQHHQENGVQVGHRSPGDAKMKAGGSASTAQAKMDNGSAEKTQTSVKPAPKSKLTKDHSSRNGHSSIPVKTGSTGPRQPGVAKSQTPGAKTSARTAVHSANAKKPPTPKSGKDSKSGQSSPGTPKSPSSQAQSAAEANKVKKVAVVRSTPKSPGSMKSRPPAPLAAAAPLPDLKGVKSKIGSTDNIKHQPGGGKVQILDQKVDYSNVQSKCGSKGNITHKPGGGNVQILDKKLDVSNVQSRCGSKDNLKHTPGGGKVQIVDKKLDMSSVQSRCGSKDNIKHVPGGGNVQIVHKKIDLSNVTSKCGSKDNIRHKPGGGNIEIKNEKVEFKVQSKVGSLDNIGHVPGGGLRKIESHKLSFRESAKARTDHGAEIISLDDSPQQLSTVSSSGSINMADSPQLSTLADQVSASLAKQGL; this is translated from the exons CCTGACCTGCGCTTGGCAATGGAGTACATGAACAACACCTCCAACAGCTATGGCTCTGGAGACACCGTGAGCTCCACCTTAGCCAACATGAGCATCAACGACCAACACCACCAGGAGAACGGGGTCCAGGTGGGACACCGAAGCCCCGGAGACGCCAAAATGAAAG caggaggatcaGCTTCAACAG ctcaaGCAAAGATGGATAATGGCTCTGCAGAGAAG ACTCAAACTTCTGTCAAACCAGCCCCTAAGTCCAAACTCACCAAGGACCATTCCTCCCGAAATGGTCACAGCTCGATCCCTGTTAAAACCGGCAGCACAGGGCCCAGGCAGCCTGGA GTTGCAAAGTCTCAAACCCCAGGAGCCAAAACTTCAGCAAGAACTGCTGTTCACTCAG CTAATGCCAAGAAACCTCCCACTCCAAAAAGTGGAAAAG ACTCTAAGAGTGGACAGAGCAGCCCTGGGACTCCCAAATCCCCCTCGAGCCAAGCACAGTCTGCCGCTGAGGCTAACAAAGTAAAGAAGGTGGCGGTAGTGCGTTCTACACCCAAATCCCCGGGTTCAATGAAGAGCCGTCCTCCCGCTCCGttggccgccgccgcgccgctgcCGGACTTGAAGGGTGTGAAGTCCAAGATCGGCTCCACAGACAACATCAAGCACCAGCCTGGCGGTGGAAAG GTACAAATCCTTGATCAGAAGGTGGACTATAGTAATGTGCAGTCTAAGTGTGGCTCCAAAGGCAATATCACTCATAAACCTGGTGGCGGCAAT GTGCAGATCCTCGACAAGAAGCTGGATGTGTCCAATGTCCAATCTCGCTGTGGCTCTAAAGACAACTTAAAGCACACGCCTGGTGGAGGGAAG GTACAAATTGTTGATAAGAAGTTGGACATGAGCAGTGTGCAGTCCCGGTGCGGCTCCAAAGataatataaaacatgtacCTGGTGGTGGCAAT GTCCAAATAGTCCACAAAAAGATTGACCTGAGCAACGTTACATCTAAATGTGGCTCCAAAGACAACATCCGTCATAAACCAG GTGGTGGAAATATCGAGATCAAAAATGAGAAGGTGGAGTTCAAGGTCCAGTCCAAGGTGGGATCTCTTGACAACATCGGCCACGTTCCTGGAGGTGGACTGAGGAAG ATCGAGAGCCACAAGCTGAGCTTCCGTGAGTCGGCCAAGGCCCGCACCGACCACGGCGCTGAGATCATCTCCCTGGACGACTCCCCTCAGCAGCTCAGCACCGTGTCCTCCTCCGGCAGCATCAACATGGCCGACTCTCCGCAGCTGTCCACGCTGGCCGACCAAGTGTCCGCCTCTCTGGCCAAACAAGGCTTGTGA
- the LOC114845804 gene encoding microtubule-associated protein tau-like isoform X26, which yields MRKWKPDLRLAMEYMNNTSNSYGSGDTVSSTLANMSINDQHHQENGVQVGHRSPGDAKMKAAGGSASTAQAKMDNGSAEKVAKSQTPGAKTSARTAVHSANAKKPPTPKSGKDSKSGQSSPGTPKSPSSQAQSAAEANKVKKVAVVRSTPKSPGSMKSRPPAPLAAAAPLPDLKGVKSKIGSTDNIKHQPGGGKVQILDQKVDYSNVQSKCGSKGNITHKPGGGNVQILDKKLDVSNVQSRCGSKDNLKHTPGGGKVQIVDKKLDMSSVQSRCGSKDNIKHVPGGGNVQIVHKKIDLSNVTSKCGSKDNIRHKPGGGNIEIKNEKVEFKVQSKVGSLDNIGHVPGGGLRKIESHKLSFRESAKARTDHGAEIISLDDSPQQLSTVSSSGSINMADSPQLSTLADQVSASLAKQGL from the exons CCTGACCTGCGCTTGGCAATGGAGTACATGAACAACACCTCCAACAGCTATGGCTCTGGAGACACCGTGAGCTCCACCTTAGCCAACATGAGCATCAACGACCAACACCACCAGGAGAACGGGGTCCAGGTGGGACACCGAAGCCCCGGAGACGCCAAAATGAAAG cagcaggaggatcaGCTTCAACAG ctcaaGCAAAGATGGATAATGGCTCTGCAGAGAAG GTTGCAAAGTCTCAAACCCCAGGAGCCAAAACTTCAGCAAGAACTGCTGTTCACTCAG CTAATGCCAAGAAACCTCCCACTCCAAAAAGTGGAAAAG ACTCTAAGAGTGGACAGAGCAGCCCTGGGACTCCCAAATCCCCCTCGAGCCAAGCACAGTCTGCCGCTGAGGCTAACAAAGTAAAGAAGGTGGCGGTAGTGCGTTCTACACCCAAATCCCCGGGTTCAATGAAGAGCCGTCCTCCCGCTCCGttggccgccgccgcgccgctgcCGGACTTGAAGGGTGTGAAGTCCAAGATCGGCTCCACAGACAACATCAAGCACCAGCCTGGCGGTGGAAAG GTACAAATCCTTGATCAGAAGGTGGACTATAGTAATGTGCAGTCTAAGTGTGGCTCCAAAGGCAATATCACTCATAAACCTGGTGGCGGCAAT GTGCAGATCCTCGACAAGAAGCTGGATGTGTCCAATGTCCAATCTCGCTGTGGCTCTAAAGACAACTTAAAGCACACGCCTGGTGGAGGGAAG GTACAAATTGTTGATAAGAAGTTGGACATGAGCAGTGTGCAGTCCCGGTGCGGCTCCAAAGataatataaaacatgtacCTGGTGGTGGCAAT GTCCAAATAGTCCACAAAAAGATTGACCTGAGCAACGTTACATCTAAATGTGGCTCCAAAGACAACATCCGTCATAAACCAG GTGGTGGAAATATCGAGATCAAAAATGAGAAGGTGGAGTTCAAGGTCCAGTCCAAGGTGGGATCTCTTGACAACATCGGCCACGTTCCTGGAGGTGGACTGAGGAAG ATCGAGAGCCACAAGCTGAGCTTCCGTGAGTCGGCCAAGGCCCGCACCGACCACGGCGCTGAGATCATCTCCCTGGACGACTCCCCTCAGCAGCTCAGCACCGTGTCCTCCTCCGGCAGCATCAACATGGCCGACTCTCCGCAGCTGTCCACGCTGGCCGACCAAGTGTCCGCCTCTCTGGCCAAACAAGGCTTGTGA
- the LOC114845804 gene encoding microtubule-associated protein tau-like isoform X20 → MRKWKPDLRLAMEYMNNTSNSYGSGDTVSSTLANMSINDQHHQENGVQVGHRSPGDAKMKAETPADQSGAAGVSGLSESAPCEDQGQLAAGGSASTAQAKMDNGSAEKVAKSQTPGAKTSARTAVHSANAKKPPTPKSGKDSKSGQSSPGTPKSPSSQAQSAAEANKVKKVAVVRSTPKSPGSMKSRPPAPLAAAAPLPDLKGVKSKIGSTDNIKHQPGGGKVQILDQKVDYSNVQSKCGSKGNITHKPGGGNVQILDKKLDVSNVQSRCGSKDNLKHTPGGGKVQIVDKKLDMSSVQSRCGSKDNIKHVPGGGNVQIVHKKIDLSNVTSKCGSKDNIRHKPGGGNIEIKNEKVEFKVQSKVGSLDNIGHVPGGGLRKIESHKLSFRESAKARTDHGAEIISLDDSPQQLSTVSSSGSINMADSPQLSTLADQVSASLAKQGL, encoded by the exons CCTGACCTGCGCTTGGCAATGGAGTACATGAACAACACCTCCAACAGCTATGGCTCTGGAGACACCGTGAGCTCCACCTTAGCCAACATGAGCATCAACGACCAACACCACCAGGAGAACGGGGTCCAGGTGGGACACCGAAGCCCCGGAGACGCCAAAATGAAAG CAGAGACGCCTGCAGACCAAAGCGGCGCTGCAGGGGTTTCTGGGCTCTCGGAGAGCGCCCCATGTGAGGACCAGGGGCAGCTCG cagcaggaggatcaGCTTCAACAG ctcaaGCAAAGATGGATAATGGCTCTGCAGAGAAG GTTGCAAAGTCTCAAACCCCAGGAGCCAAAACTTCAGCAAGAACTGCTGTTCACTCAG CTAATGCCAAGAAACCTCCCACTCCAAAAAGTGGAAAAG ACTCTAAGAGTGGACAGAGCAGCCCTGGGACTCCCAAATCCCCCTCGAGCCAAGCACAGTCTGCCGCTGAGGCTAACAAAGTAAAGAAGGTGGCGGTAGTGCGTTCTACACCCAAATCCCCGGGTTCAATGAAGAGCCGTCCTCCCGCTCCGttggccgccgccgcgccgctgcCGGACTTGAAGGGTGTGAAGTCCAAGATCGGCTCCACAGACAACATCAAGCACCAGCCTGGCGGTGGAAAG GTACAAATCCTTGATCAGAAGGTGGACTATAGTAATGTGCAGTCTAAGTGTGGCTCCAAAGGCAATATCACTCATAAACCTGGTGGCGGCAAT GTGCAGATCCTCGACAAGAAGCTGGATGTGTCCAATGTCCAATCTCGCTGTGGCTCTAAAGACAACTTAAAGCACACGCCTGGTGGAGGGAAG GTACAAATTGTTGATAAGAAGTTGGACATGAGCAGTGTGCAGTCCCGGTGCGGCTCCAAAGataatataaaacatgtacCTGGTGGTGGCAAT GTCCAAATAGTCCACAAAAAGATTGACCTGAGCAACGTTACATCTAAATGTGGCTCCAAAGACAACATCCGTCATAAACCAG GTGGTGGAAATATCGAGATCAAAAATGAGAAGGTGGAGTTCAAGGTCCAGTCCAAGGTGGGATCTCTTGACAACATCGGCCACGTTCCTGGAGGTGGACTGAGGAAG ATCGAGAGCCACAAGCTGAGCTTCCGTGAGTCGGCCAAGGCCCGCACCGACCACGGCGCTGAGATCATCTCCCTGGACGACTCCCCTCAGCAGCTCAGCACCGTGTCCTCCTCCGGCAGCATCAACATGGCCGACTCTCCGCAGCTGTCCACGCTGGCCGACCAAGTGTCCGCCTCTCTGGCCAAACAAGGCTTGTGA
- the LOC114845804 gene encoding microtubule-associated protein tau-like isoform X18: protein MRKWKPDLRLAMEYMNNTSNSYGSGDTVSSTLANMSINDQHHQENGVQVGHRSPGDAKMKAAGGSASTAQAKMDNGSAEKTQTSVKPAPKSKLTKDHSSRNGHSSIPVKTGSTGPRQPGVAKSQTPGAKTSARTAVHSANAKKPPTPKSGKDSKSGQSSPGTPKSPSSQAQSAAEANKVKKVAVVRSTPKSPGSMKSRPPAPLAAAAPLPDLKGVKSKIGSTDNIKHQPGGGKVQILDQKVDYSNVQSKCGSKGNITHKPGGGNVQILDKKLDVSNVQSRCGSKDNLKHTPGGGKVQIVDKKLDMSSVQSRCGSKDNIKHVPGGGNVQIVHKKIDLSNVTSKCGSKDNIRHKPGGGNIEIKNEKVEFKVQSKVGSLDNIGHVPGGGLRKIESHKLSFRESAKARTDHGAEIISLDDSPQQLSTVSSSGSINMADSPQLSTLADQVSASLAKQGL from the exons CCTGACCTGCGCTTGGCAATGGAGTACATGAACAACACCTCCAACAGCTATGGCTCTGGAGACACCGTGAGCTCCACCTTAGCCAACATGAGCATCAACGACCAACACCACCAGGAGAACGGGGTCCAGGTGGGACACCGAAGCCCCGGAGACGCCAAAATGAAAG cagcaggaggatcaGCTTCAACAG ctcaaGCAAAGATGGATAATGGCTCTGCAGAGAAG ACTCAAACTTCTGTCAAACCAGCCCCTAAGTCCAAACTCACCAAGGACCATTCCTCCCGAAATGGTCACAGCTCGATCCCTGTTAAAACCGGCAGCACAGGGCCCAGGCAGCCTGGA GTTGCAAAGTCTCAAACCCCAGGAGCCAAAACTTCAGCAAGAACTGCTGTTCACTCAG CTAATGCCAAGAAACCTCCCACTCCAAAAAGTGGAAAAG ACTCTAAGAGTGGACAGAGCAGCCCTGGGACTCCCAAATCCCCCTCGAGCCAAGCACAGTCTGCCGCTGAGGCTAACAAAGTAAAGAAGGTGGCGGTAGTGCGTTCTACACCCAAATCCCCGGGTTCAATGAAGAGCCGTCCTCCCGCTCCGttggccgccgccgcgccgctgcCGGACTTGAAGGGTGTGAAGTCCAAGATCGGCTCCACAGACAACATCAAGCACCAGCCTGGCGGTGGAAAG GTACAAATCCTTGATCAGAAGGTGGACTATAGTAATGTGCAGTCTAAGTGTGGCTCCAAAGGCAATATCACTCATAAACCTGGTGGCGGCAAT GTGCAGATCCTCGACAAGAAGCTGGATGTGTCCAATGTCCAATCTCGCTGTGGCTCTAAAGACAACTTAAAGCACACGCCTGGTGGAGGGAAG GTACAAATTGTTGATAAGAAGTTGGACATGAGCAGTGTGCAGTCCCGGTGCGGCTCCAAAGataatataaaacatgtacCTGGTGGTGGCAAT GTCCAAATAGTCCACAAAAAGATTGACCTGAGCAACGTTACATCTAAATGTGGCTCCAAAGACAACATCCGTCATAAACCAG GTGGTGGAAATATCGAGATCAAAAATGAGAAGGTGGAGTTCAAGGTCCAGTCCAAGGTGGGATCTCTTGACAACATCGGCCACGTTCCTGGAGGTGGACTGAGGAAG ATCGAGAGCCACAAGCTGAGCTTCCGTGAGTCGGCCAAGGCCCGCACCGACCACGGCGCTGAGATCATCTCCCTGGACGACTCCCCTCAGCAGCTCAGCACCGTGTCCTCCTCCGGCAGCATCAACATGGCCGACTCTCCGCAGCTGTCCACGCTGGCCGACCAAGTGTCCGCCTCTCTGGCCAAACAAGGCTTGTGA
- the LOC114845804 gene encoding microtubule-associated protein tau-like isoform X13, with product MRKWKPDLRLAMEYMNNTSNSYGSGDTVSSTLANMSINDQHHQENGVQVGHRSPGDAKMKAETPADQSGAAGVSGLSESAPCEDQGQLAGGSASTAQAKMDNGSAEKTQTSVKPAPKSKLTKDHSSRNGHSSIPVKTGSTGPRQPGVAKSQTPGAKTSARTAVHSANAKKPPTPKSGKDSKSGQSSPGTPKSPSSQAQSAAEANKVKKVAVVRSTPKSPGSMKSRPPAPLAAAAPLPDLKGVKSKIGSTDNIKHQPGGGKVQILDQKVDYSNVQSKCGSKGNITHKPGGGNVQILDKKLDVSNVQSRCGSKDNLKHTPGGGKVQIVDKKLDMSSVQSRCGSKDNIKHVPGGGNVQIVHKKIDLSNVTSKCGSKDNIRHKPGGGNIEIKNEKVEFKVQSKVGSLDNIGHVPGGGLRKIESHKLSFRESAKARTDHGAEIISLDDSPQQLSTVSSSGSINMADSPQLSTLADQVSASLAKQGL from the exons CCTGACCTGCGCTTGGCAATGGAGTACATGAACAACACCTCCAACAGCTATGGCTCTGGAGACACCGTGAGCTCCACCTTAGCCAACATGAGCATCAACGACCAACACCACCAGGAGAACGGGGTCCAGGTGGGACACCGAAGCCCCGGAGACGCCAAAATGAAAG CAGAGACGCCTGCAGACCAAAGCGGCGCTGCAGGGGTTTCTGGGCTCTCGGAGAGCGCCCCATGTGAGGACCAGGGGCAGCTCG caggaggatcaGCTTCAACAG ctcaaGCAAAGATGGATAATGGCTCTGCAGAGAAG ACTCAAACTTCTGTCAAACCAGCCCCTAAGTCCAAACTCACCAAGGACCATTCCTCCCGAAATGGTCACAGCTCGATCCCTGTTAAAACCGGCAGCACAGGGCCCAGGCAGCCTGGA GTTGCAAAGTCTCAAACCCCAGGAGCCAAAACTTCAGCAAGAACTGCTGTTCACTCAG CTAATGCCAAGAAACCTCCCACTCCAAAAAGTGGAAAAG ACTCTAAGAGTGGACAGAGCAGCCCTGGGACTCCCAAATCCCCCTCGAGCCAAGCACAGTCTGCCGCTGAGGCTAACAAAGTAAAGAAGGTGGCGGTAGTGCGTTCTACACCCAAATCCCCGGGTTCAATGAAGAGCCGTCCTCCCGCTCCGttggccgccgccgcgccgctgcCGGACTTGAAGGGTGTGAAGTCCAAGATCGGCTCCACAGACAACATCAAGCACCAGCCTGGCGGTGGAAAG GTACAAATCCTTGATCAGAAGGTGGACTATAGTAATGTGCAGTCTAAGTGTGGCTCCAAAGGCAATATCACTCATAAACCTGGTGGCGGCAAT GTGCAGATCCTCGACAAGAAGCTGGATGTGTCCAATGTCCAATCTCGCTGTGGCTCTAAAGACAACTTAAAGCACACGCCTGGTGGAGGGAAG GTACAAATTGTTGATAAGAAGTTGGACATGAGCAGTGTGCAGTCCCGGTGCGGCTCCAAAGataatataaaacatgtacCTGGTGGTGGCAAT GTCCAAATAGTCCACAAAAAGATTGACCTGAGCAACGTTACATCTAAATGTGGCTCCAAAGACAACATCCGTCATAAACCAG GTGGTGGAAATATCGAGATCAAAAATGAGAAGGTGGAGTTCAAGGTCCAGTCCAAGGTGGGATCTCTTGACAACATCGGCCACGTTCCTGGAGGTGGACTGAGGAAG ATCGAGAGCCACAAGCTGAGCTTCCGTGAGTCGGCCAAGGCCCGCACCGACCACGGCGCTGAGATCATCTCCCTGGACGACTCCCCTCAGCAGCTCAGCACCGTGTCCTCCTCCGGCAGCATCAACATGGCCGACTCTCCGCAGCTGTCCACGCTGGCCGACCAAGTGTCCGCCTCTCTGGCCAAACAAGGCTTGTGA
- the LOC114845804 gene encoding microtubule-associated protein tau-like isoform X12, giving the protein MRKWKPDLRLAMEYMNNTSNSYGSGDTVSSTLANMSINDQHHQENGVQVGHRSPGDAKMKAETPADQSGAAGVSGLSESAPCEDQGQLAAGGSASTAQAKMDNGSAEKTQTSVKPAPKSKLTKDHSSRNGHSSIPVKTGSTGPRQPGVAKSQTPGAKTSARTAVHSANAKKPPTPKSGKDSKSGQSSPGTPKSPSSQAQSAAEANKVKKVAVVRSTPKSPGSMKSRPPAPLAAAAPLPDLKGVKSKIGSTDNIKHQPGGGKVQILDQKVDYSNVQSKCGSKGNITHKPGGGNVQILDKKLDVSNVQSRCGSKDNLKHTPGGGKVQIVDKKLDMSSVQSRCGSKDNIKHVPGGGNVQIVHKKIDLSNVTSKCGSKDNIRHKPGGGNIEIKNEKVEFKVQSKVGSLDNIGHVPGGGLRKIESHKLSFRESAKARTDHGAEIISLDDSPQQLSTVSSSGSINMADSPQLSTLADQVSASLAKQGL; this is encoded by the exons CCTGACCTGCGCTTGGCAATGGAGTACATGAACAACACCTCCAACAGCTATGGCTCTGGAGACACCGTGAGCTCCACCTTAGCCAACATGAGCATCAACGACCAACACCACCAGGAGAACGGGGTCCAGGTGGGACACCGAAGCCCCGGAGACGCCAAAATGAAAG CAGAGACGCCTGCAGACCAAAGCGGCGCTGCAGGGGTTTCTGGGCTCTCGGAGAGCGCCCCATGTGAGGACCAGGGGCAGCTCG cagcaggaggatcaGCTTCAACAG ctcaaGCAAAGATGGATAATGGCTCTGCAGAGAAG ACTCAAACTTCTGTCAAACCAGCCCCTAAGTCCAAACTCACCAAGGACCATTCCTCCCGAAATGGTCACAGCTCGATCCCTGTTAAAACCGGCAGCACAGGGCCCAGGCAGCCTGGA GTTGCAAAGTCTCAAACCCCAGGAGCCAAAACTTCAGCAAGAACTGCTGTTCACTCAG CTAATGCCAAGAAACCTCCCACTCCAAAAAGTGGAAAAG ACTCTAAGAGTGGACAGAGCAGCCCTGGGACTCCCAAATCCCCCTCGAGCCAAGCACAGTCTGCCGCTGAGGCTAACAAAGTAAAGAAGGTGGCGGTAGTGCGTTCTACACCCAAATCCCCGGGTTCAATGAAGAGCCGTCCTCCCGCTCCGttggccgccgccgcgccgctgcCGGACTTGAAGGGTGTGAAGTCCAAGATCGGCTCCACAGACAACATCAAGCACCAGCCTGGCGGTGGAAAG GTACAAATCCTTGATCAGAAGGTGGACTATAGTAATGTGCAGTCTAAGTGTGGCTCCAAAGGCAATATCACTCATAAACCTGGTGGCGGCAAT GTGCAGATCCTCGACAAGAAGCTGGATGTGTCCAATGTCCAATCTCGCTGTGGCTCTAAAGACAACTTAAAGCACACGCCTGGTGGAGGGAAG GTACAAATTGTTGATAAGAAGTTGGACATGAGCAGTGTGCAGTCCCGGTGCGGCTCCAAAGataatataaaacatgtacCTGGTGGTGGCAAT GTCCAAATAGTCCACAAAAAGATTGACCTGAGCAACGTTACATCTAAATGTGGCTCCAAAGACAACATCCGTCATAAACCAG GTGGTGGAAATATCGAGATCAAAAATGAGAAGGTGGAGTTCAAGGTCCAGTCCAAGGTGGGATCTCTTGACAACATCGGCCACGTTCCTGGAGGTGGACTGAGGAAG ATCGAGAGCCACAAGCTGAGCTTCCGTGAGTCGGCCAAGGCCCGCACCGACCACGGCGCTGAGATCATCTCCCTGGACGACTCCCCTCAGCAGCTCAGCACCGTGTCCTCCTCCGGCAGCATCAACATGGCCGACTCTCCGCAGCTGTCCACGCTGGCCGACCAAGTGTCCGCCTCTCTGGCCAAACAAGGCTTGTGA
- the LOC114845804 gene encoding microtubule-associated protein tau-like isoform X31, which produces MRKWKPDLRLAMEYMNNTSNSYGSGDTVSSTLANMSINDQHHQENGVQVGHRSPGDAKMKAGGSASTAQAKMDNGSAEKVAKSQTPGAKTSARTAVHSDSKSGQSSPGTPKSPSSQAQSAAEANKVKKVAVVRSTPKSPGSMKSRPPAPLAAAAPLPDLKGVKSKIGSTDNIKHQPGGGKVQILDQKVDYSNVQSKCGSKGNITHKPGGGNVQILDKKLDVSNVQSRCGSKDNLKHTPGGGKVQIVDKKLDMSSVQSRCGSKDNIKHVPGGGNVQIVHKKIDLSNVTSKCGSKDNIRHKPGGGNIEIKNEKVEFKVQSKVGSLDNIGHVPGGGLRKIESHKLSFRESAKARTDHGAEIISLDDSPQQLSTVSSSGSINMADSPQLSTLADQVSASLAKQGL; this is translated from the exons CCTGACCTGCGCTTGGCAATGGAGTACATGAACAACACCTCCAACAGCTATGGCTCTGGAGACACCGTGAGCTCCACCTTAGCCAACATGAGCATCAACGACCAACACCACCAGGAGAACGGGGTCCAGGTGGGACACCGAAGCCCCGGAGACGCCAAAATGAAAG caggaggatcaGCTTCAACAG ctcaaGCAAAGATGGATAATGGCTCTGCAGAGAAG GTTGCAAAGTCTCAAACCCCAGGAGCCAAAACTTCAGCAAGAACTGCTGTTCACTCAG ACTCTAAGAGTGGACAGAGCAGCCCTGGGACTCCCAAATCCCCCTCGAGCCAAGCACAGTCTGCCGCTGAGGCTAACAAAGTAAAGAAGGTGGCGGTAGTGCGTTCTACACCCAAATCCCCGGGTTCAATGAAGAGCCGTCCTCCCGCTCCGttggccgccgccgcgccgctgcCGGACTTGAAGGGTGTGAAGTCCAAGATCGGCTCCACAGACAACATCAAGCACCAGCCTGGCGGTGGAAAG GTACAAATCCTTGATCAGAAGGTGGACTATAGTAATGTGCAGTCTAAGTGTGGCTCCAAAGGCAATATCACTCATAAACCTGGTGGCGGCAAT GTGCAGATCCTCGACAAGAAGCTGGATGTGTCCAATGTCCAATCTCGCTGTGGCTCTAAAGACAACTTAAAGCACACGCCTGGTGGAGGGAAG GTACAAATTGTTGATAAGAAGTTGGACATGAGCAGTGTGCAGTCCCGGTGCGGCTCCAAAGataatataaaacatgtacCTGGTGGTGGCAAT GTCCAAATAGTCCACAAAAAGATTGACCTGAGCAACGTTACATCTAAATGTGGCTCCAAAGACAACATCCGTCATAAACCAG GTGGTGGAAATATCGAGATCAAAAATGAGAAGGTGGAGTTCAAGGTCCAGTCCAAGGTGGGATCTCTTGACAACATCGGCCACGTTCCTGGAGGTGGACTGAGGAAG ATCGAGAGCCACAAGCTGAGCTTCCGTGAGTCGGCCAAGGCCCGCACCGACCACGGCGCTGAGATCATCTCCCTGGACGACTCCCCTCAGCAGCTCAGCACCGTGTCCTCCTCCGGCAGCATCAACATGGCCGACTCTCCGCAGCTGTCCACGCTGGCCGACCAAGTGTCCGCCTCTCTGGCCAAACAAGGCTTGTGA
- the LOC114845804 gene encoding microtubule-associated protein tau-like isoform X33 produces MRKWKPDLRLAMEYMNNTSNSYGSGDTVSSTLANMSINDQHHQENGVQVGHRSPGDAKMKAAGGSASTAQAKMDNGSAEKTQTSVKPAPKSKLTKDHSSRNGHSSIPVKTGSTGPRQPGVAKSQTPGAKTSARTAVHSANAKKPPTPKSGKDSKSGQSSPGTPKSPSSQAQSAAEANKVKKVAVVRSTPKSPGSMKSRPPAPLAAAAPLPDLKGVKSKIGSTDNIKHQPGGGKVQILDKKLDVSNVQSRCGSKDNLKHTPGGGKVQIVHKKIDLSNVTSKCGSKDNIRHKPGGGNIEIKNEKVEFKVQSKVGSLDNIGHVPGGGLRKIESHKLSFRESAKARTDHGAEIISLDDSPQQLSTVSSSGSINMADSPQLSTLADQVSASLAKQGL; encoded by the exons CCTGACCTGCGCTTGGCAATGGAGTACATGAACAACACCTCCAACAGCTATGGCTCTGGAGACACCGTGAGCTCCACCTTAGCCAACATGAGCATCAACGACCAACACCACCAGGAGAACGGGGTCCAGGTGGGACACCGAAGCCCCGGAGACGCCAAAATGAAAG cagcaggaggatcaGCTTCAACAG ctcaaGCAAAGATGGATAATGGCTCTGCAGAGAAG ACTCAAACTTCTGTCAAACCAGCCCCTAAGTCCAAACTCACCAAGGACCATTCCTCCCGAAATGGTCACAGCTCGATCCCTGTTAAAACCGGCAGCACAGGGCCCAGGCAGCCTGGA GTTGCAAAGTCTCAAACCCCAGGAGCCAAAACTTCAGCAAGAACTGCTGTTCACTCAG CTAATGCCAAGAAACCTCCCACTCCAAAAAGTGGAAAAG ACTCTAAGAGTGGACAGAGCAGCCCTGGGACTCCCAAATCCCCCTCGAGCCAAGCACAGTCTGCCGCTGAGGCTAACAAAGTAAAGAAGGTGGCGGTAGTGCGTTCTACACCCAAATCCCCGGGTTCAATGAAGAGCCGTCCTCCCGCTCCGttggccgccgccgcgccgctgcCGGACTTGAAGGGTGTGAAGTCCAAGATCGGCTCCACAGACAACATCAAGCACCAGCCTGGCGGTGGAAAG GTGCAGATCCTCGACAAGAAGCTGGATGTGTCCAATGTCCAATCTCGCTGTGGCTCTAAAGACAACTTAAAGCACACGCCTGGTGGAGGGAAG GTCCAAATAGTCCACAAAAAGATTGACCTGAGCAACGTTACATCTAAATGTGGCTCCAAAGACAACATCCGTCATAAACCAG GTGGTGGAAATATCGAGATCAAAAATGAGAAGGTGGAGTTCAAGGTCCAGTCCAAGGTGGGATCTCTTGACAACATCGGCCACGTTCCTGGAGGTGGACTGAGGAAG ATCGAGAGCCACAAGCTGAGCTTCCGTGAGTCGGCCAAGGCCCGCACCGACCACGGCGCTGAGATCATCTCCCTGGACGACTCCCCTCAGCAGCTCAGCACCGTGTCCTCCTCCGGCAGCATCAACATGGCCGACTCTCCGCAGCTGTCCACGCTGGCCGACCAAGTGTCCGCCTCTCTGGCCAAACAAGGCTTGTGA